The Megalops cyprinoides isolate fMegCyp1 chromosome 9, fMegCyp1.pri, whole genome shotgun sequence genome has a window encoding:
- the smtla gene encoding somatolactin alpha, translating into MRKVKALHSCLLALLLLPALVLGHPLDCRDEQGSVVRCASISQEKLLDRVIQHAELIYRVSEESCTLFEEMFVPFEMRSPRIRGGNTCVTQSFPIPGSKGEIQQISDKWLLHSVLMLVQSWIEPLVYLQTTLDRYDDAPDTLLNKTKWVSDKLLSLEQGMVVLIRKMLDEGMLVSSENEQSLTHYDVQPEMLESVLRDYKLLNCFKKDAHKMETFLKLLKCRQTDKFSCFLF; encoded by the exons ATGAGAAAGGTTAAAG cactgcacagctgcCTGCTGGCTCTGCTCCTGTTGCCGGCACTGGTGCTGGGACATCCTCTGGACTGCAGAGATGAACAGGGCAGTGTGGTGCGCTGTGCCTCCATCTCTCAGGAGAAGCTCTTGGACCGGGTCATCCAGCACGCGGAGCTCATCTACCGTGTGTCTGAGGAATCCTGCACACTCTTT GAAGAGATGTTTGTCCCCTTCGAAATGCGCTCTCCACGGATCCGGGGTGGAAACACATGCGTCACTCAGTCCTTCCCCATTCCAGGCTCCAAGGGTGAAATCCAGCAGATCTCC GATAAATGGCTCCTCCACTCTGTCCTGATGCTGGTGCAGTCTTGGATCGAGCCCCTTGTCTACCTACAAACCACCCTGGATCGCTATGATGACGCCCCCGACACACTGCTCAACAAGACAAAGTGGGTGTCAGATAAGCTACTGAGCCTGGAACAGGGCATGGTGGTCCTCATTCGAAAG ATGCTGGACGAGGGCATGTTGGTGTCCTCAGAGAATGAGCAGAGCCTTACACACTATGATGTGCAGCCAGAGATGCTAGAGTCTGTGCTGAGGGACTATAAGCTGCTCAACTGCTTCAAGAAGGATGCCCACAAGATGGAGACCTTCCTCAAGCTTCTCAAGTGCCGTCAGACTGACAAAttcagctgtttcctgttttag